One region of Mycolicibacterium lutetiense genomic DNA includes:
- the mtrA gene encoding two-component system response regulator MtrA: protein MDTMRQRILVVDDDPSLAEMLTIVLRGEGFDTAVIGDGTQALTAVRELRPDLVLLDLMLPGMNGIDVCRVLRADSGVPIVMLTAKTDTVDVVLGLESGADDYVMKPFKPKELVARVRARLRRNEDEPAELLSINDVEIDVPAHKVTRQGEQISLTPLEFDLLVALARKPRQVFTRDVLLEQVWGYRHPADTRLVNVHVQRLRAKVEKDPENPQVVLTVRGVGYKAGPP from the coding sequence ATGGACACCATGAGGCAAAGGATCCTTGTCGTCGACGACGACCCGTCACTGGCCGAGATGCTCACCATCGTCTTGCGTGGTGAGGGATTCGACACCGCGGTCATCGGCGACGGCACCCAAGCACTGACCGCGGTCCGCGAATTGCGGCCCGACCTGGTGCTGTTGGACCTGATGTTGCCCGGCATGAACGGGATCGACGTGTGCCGGGTGCTCCGTGCCGACTCCGGTGTCCCGATCGTCATGCTGACGGCCAAGACCGACACCGTCGACGTGGTGCTGGGCCTGGAATCCGGCGCCGACGACTATGTGATGAAGCCGTTCAAGCCCAAGGAGCTGGTGGCCCGGGTGCGCGCCCGGCTGCGCCGCAACGAGGACGAGCCGGCCGAGCTGCTGTCGATCAACGATGTCGAGATCGACGTGCCGGCCCACAAGGTGACCCGTCAGGGCGAGCAGATTTCGCTGACGCCGCTGGAGTTCGACCTGCTCGTGGCGCTGGCACGCAAACCACGCCAGGTGTTTACTCGTGATGTGCTGCTCGAACAGGTGTGGGGATATCGGCACCCCGCTGACACCCGTTTGGTGAACGTGCATGTCCAGCGGTTGCGGGCCAAGGTTGAGAAAGACCCGGAGAACCCGCAGGTGGTGTTGACAGTTCGAGGAGTGGGATACAAGGCCGGACCCCCGTGA
- a CDS encoding dTMP kinase: MLIAIEGVDGAGKRTLTNGLRAAFEADHKSVGSLAFPRYHRSVPADLAAEALHGAHGDLADSVYAMATLFALDRAGAREEIAQLQGAYDVVILDRYVASNAAYSAARLHQGADGEAVAWVRELEFDRLELPGPDWQVLLDVPTELAAARAEHRANTEADRAKDAYERDGGLQQRTGAVYAALAATDWCGRWSVAGPDVDPAALAGRLSSR; this comes from the coding sequence GTGCTCATAGCGATCGAGGGTGTCGACGGCGCAGGCAAACGTACATTGACCAACGGTCTGCGGGCGGCGTTCGAGGCCGATCACAAGTCTGTCGGCAGCCTGGCATTTCCGCGCTATCACCGGTCGGTGCCCGCCGATCTGGCCGCCGAGGCGCTGCACGGCGCGCACGGTGACCTGGCCGACTCGGTCTATGCGATGGCAACCCTGTTCGCGCTCGACCGGGCCGGCGCGCGAGAGGAGATCGCACAGCTGCAGGGTGCCTACGACGTAGTCATCCTGGACCGGTACGTCGCCTCCAATGCGGCCTACAGTGCGGCGAGGCTGCACCAGGGCGCCGACGGCGAGGCGGTGGCCTGGGTGCGTGAGCTCGAGTTCGACCGCCTCGAACTCCCCGGTCCGGATTGGCAGGTACTGCTCGATGTACCGACCGAGCTTGCCGCTGCCCGGGCCGAGCATCGCGCCAACACCGAGGCCGACCGCGCCAAGGATGCCTACGAGCGCGACGGCGGGCTGCAACAGCGCACCGGCGCGGTCTATGCCGCGCTGGCGGCCACCGACTGGTGCGGTCGATGGTCGGTCGCGGGCCCGGATGTGGACCCGGCAGCCCTGGCGGGTCGGCTAAGCAGCAGATAA
- the lpqB gene encoding MtrAB system accessory lipoprotein LpqB: MKRLLTVVVVGLVVLVAGCAGIPNSSSPQAIGTVDRPAPPNLPKPAPGMDPDVLLREFLKATADPANRHLAARQFLTESASSSWDDAGSALLLDRVVFVETRSTDRVSVSMRADILGSLSDMGVFETGEGALPDPGPIELVQTPGGWRIDRLPNGVFLDWQQFQSTYKRNTLYFVDPTGATVVPDPRYVAVSDPDQLATELISKLVAGPRPEIARAVRNLLDAPLRLRGPVTRADGGKTGVGRGYGGARIDLENLSTTDPHSRQLLAAQIIWTLSRAGISGPYVINVDGAPLDDRFADGWETSDVAASDPGAVPGAAAGLHALVGGSLVSLDGQQTSRVPGAFGSAPFQMSASVSRNGQDAASVVVLPGAPEATAAALWMGQLGGATAMAIEGRTLSRPSWSLDAAVWVVVDNVNVVRAIRDASGVPARIPVDAAAVTTRYPGPITELQLSRDGTRAAMVIGGQVILAGIERTPEGQFLLTYPRRLGFGLGNTVVSLSWRTGDDIVVSRTDPAHPVSFVNLDGVNSDGPSQNLAMPVGTVAANPSTVYVADQRGVMQLSASVSENNPGWVEVRPLMVPGSLPVLPG, from the coding sequence GTGAAGCGCCTGCTGACGGTGGTGGTCGTCGGGTTGGTGGTCCTGGTGGCCGGATGCGCGGGAATTCCGAATTCGTCGTCCCCGCAAGCGATCGGCACGGTCGACAGGCCGGCGCCGCCGAACCTGCCCAAACCGGCACCCGGTATGGACCCTGACGTGCTCCTGCGCGAATTCCTCAAGGCCACGGCTGATCCGGCGAACCGGCACCTGGCGGCCCGGCAGTTCCTCACCGAGTCGGCGTCCAGCTCATGGGACGATGCCGGCAGTGCCCTGCTGCTCGATCGGGTGGTGTTCGTCGAAACCCGCAGTACGGACCGGGTCTCGGTGAGTATGCGGGCAGACATCCTGGGATCGCTGTCCGACATGGGGGTCTTCGAGACCGGGGAGGGGGCGCTGCCCGACCCCGGCCCCATCGAGCTCGTCCAGACTCCGGGCGGTTGGCGCATTGACCGGTTGCCCAACGGGGTTTTCCTTGACTGGCAACAGTTTCAGTCCACCTACAAGCGCAACACACTCTATTTCGTCGACCCGACCGGAGCCACGGTCGTGCCGGACCCCCGCTATGTCGCGGTGTCCGATCCCGACCAGTTGGCCACCGAACTGATCTCCAAACTGGTGGCCGGGCCGCGTCCGGAAATAGCCAGGGCGGTACGCAATCTGCTCGACGCGCCGTTGCGGCTGCGGGGTCCGGTCACCCGCGCCGACGGCGGTAAGACCGGGGTGGGGCGCGGCTACGGTGGCGCCCGAATCGACCTCGAGAACCTCTCGACGACCGATCCGCACAGTCGGCAACTGCTTGCCGCACAGATCATCTGGACTCTGTCGCGAGCCGGGATCAGTGGGCCTTACGTGATCAACGTCGACGGTGCCCCGCTGGACGACAGGTTCGCGGACGGCTGGGAGACCTCCGACGTCGCGGCCAGCGACCCGGGGGCCGTCCCCGGCGCGGCCGCCGGTCTGCACGCGCTGGTCGGTGGTTCCCTGGTGTCGTTGGACGGGCAACAAACCAGCCGGGTGCCCGGAGCTTTCGGGTCGGCACCGTTCCAGATGTCGGCCTCGGTGTCGCGCAACGGTCAGGACGCGGCCTCGGTCGTGGTGCTGCCCGGCGCGCCGGAGGCCACGGCGGCCGCACTGTGGATGGGGCAGCTGGGCGGGGCCACCGCCATGGCCATCGAGGGCCGCACCCTCAGCCGGCCGAGTTGGTCGTTGGATGCGGCCGTGTGGGTGGTGGTCGACAACGTCAACGTGGTGCGCGCGATCCGCGACGCCTCCGGCGTGCCGGCCCGCATTCCGGTCGACGCGGCGGCGGTGACCACCCGATATCCGGGCCCGATCACCGAGCTGCAGCTTTCCCGGGACGGCACCCGCGCGGCGATGGTGATCGGGGGACAGGTGATCCTGGCCGGGATCGAGCGGACCCCGGAGGGCCAGTTCCTGCTGACCTATCCGCGGCGCCTCGGCTTCGGCCTGGGCAACACGGTGGTGTCGCTGTCCTGGCGTACCGGCGACGACATCGTGGTCAGCCGGACCGATCCGGCGCACCCGGTGTCCTTCGTCAATCTCGACGGGGTCAACTCCGACGGACCCAGCCAGAACCTGGCGATGCCGGTGGGCACGGTGGCGGCCAATCCGTCGACGGTCTACGTTGCCGATCAACGCGGGGTGATGCAGTTGTCCGCGTCGGTCAGTGAGAACAATCCCGGGTGGGTCGAGGTCCGGCCGCTGATGGTTCCCGGTTCGTTGCCGGTGCTGCCCGGCTGA
- the mtrB gene encoding MtrAB system histidine kinase MtrB, with translation MIFSSRRRIRGRWGGSGPLLRGLGTLGRAVSLVWRRSLQLRVVTLTLGLSLAVILVLGFVLTSQITDRILEVKVKAATEEVERARVTVGGIVGGEESRSLDSSLQLARNTLIDRKADARADMAGAFDAVIMVPGDGPREAAAAGPVQQVPKALRDFVKAGQVSYQYTTVVTQGFSGPALIVGSPASSSVPNLELYLIFPLNNEESTISLVRGTMATGGVVLLGLLAAIALVVARQIVQPVRSASRIAERFAEGHLTERMPVRGEDDMARLAVSFNDMAESLSRQIQQLEEFGNLQRRFTSDVSHELRTPLTTVRMAADLIHDHIHDSGENLDPALRRSTELMVNELDRFETLLADLLEISRHDAGVAELSVESVDLRTTVQSALNNVGHLAADAEVELDVNMPGDEVIAEVDPRRVERILRNLIANAIDHAERKAVRIRMAADEDTVAVTVRDYGVGLRPGEEKLVFSRFWRSDPSRVRRSGGTGLGLAISIEDARLHQGRLEAWGEPGKGACFRLTLPLVRGHKVTASPLPLKPVSPQQKSRQRPDRDRDHAEESV, from the coding sequence GTGATCTTCAGCTCCAGACGGCGCATTCGTGGTCGCTGGGGAGGATCCGGCCCGCTTCTACGCGGATTGGGGACGTTAGGCCGGGCGGTCAGCCTGGTGTGGCGTCGGTCGCTGCAACTGCGGGTCGTGACACTGACTCTGGGGCTCTCGCTCGCCGTCATCCTGGTGCTCGGCTTCGTGCTGACCAGCCAGATCACCGACCGGATCCTTGAGGTCAAGGTCAAGGCCGCCACCGAGGAGGTGGAACGGGCCCGCGTCACGGTCGGCGGCATCGTCGGAGGCGAAGAGAGCCGTTCGCTCGACAGCAGTCTGCAGTTGGCCCGGAACACCCTGATCGATCGCAAGGCCGACGCCCGTGCGGATATGGCCGGTGCGTTCGACGCGGTCATCATGGTTCCCGGCGACGGGCCACGCGAAGCTGCTGCGGCCGGGCCGGTGCAACAGGTGCCCAAGGCCTTACGCGATTTCGTCAAGGCCGGGCAGGTGAGTTACCAATACACCACGGTCGTGACTCAAGGATTCTCCGGGCCGGCCTTGATCGTCGGCAGCCCGGCGTCCTCGTCGGTGCCCAATCTTGAGCTATACCTGATCTTTCCGCTGAACAACGAGGAAAGCACCATTTCGCTGGTGCGTGGCACCATGGCGACCGGCGGCGTGGTGCTGTTGGGTCTGCTGGCGGCCATCGCACTGGTGGTGGCCCGCCAGATCGTGCAGCCGGTCCGGTCGGCGTCACGGATCGCCGAGCGGTTCGCCGAGGGCCACCTGACCGAGCGGATGCCGGTGCGCGGCGAGGACGACATGGCCCGGTTGGCGGTGTCGTTCAACGACATGGCCGAGAGCTTGTCGCGCCAGATCCAGCAGCTCGAGGAGTTCGGAAACCTGCAGCGCCGCTTCACCTCTGACGTCAGCCATGAACTACGTACCCCGCTGACCACGGTGCGCATGGCCGCCGACCTGATCCACGATCACATCCACGACTCCGGGGAGAATCTCGACCCCGCGCTGCGCCGGTCCACCGAGCTGATGGTCAACGAACTGGACCGGTTCGAGACCCTGCTGGCCGATCTGCTGGAGATCTCCCGCCACGACGCCGGCGTCGCCGAGTTGTCGGTGGAGTCGGTGGATCTGCGGACCACGGTGCAGAGCGCGCTGAACAATGTCGGGCATCTGGCGGCCGATGCGGAGGTCGAGCTCGACGTCAACATGCCAGGTGACGAGGTGATCGCCGAGGTGGATCCGCGACGTGTGGAACGCATCCTGCGCAATCTCATCGCCAACGCCATCGATCACGCCGAACGCAAAGCGGTGCGCATCCGGATGGCTGCCGACGAAGACACTGTCGCCGTCACCGTGCGCGATTACGGTGTCGGACTGCGCCCCGGTGAGGAAAAACTGGTGTTCAGCCGGTTCTGGCGGTCCGACCCGTCGCGGGTACGCCGTTCCGGCGGCACCGGACTGGGCCTGGCCATCAGCATCGAGGACGCGCGCCTGCACCAGGGCCGGTTGGAGGCCTGGGGTGAACCCGGCAAGGGGGCCTGCTTCCGCCTGACGCTGCCGCTGGTGCGCGGCCACAAGGTGACCGCCAGCCCGCTGCCGTTGAAACCTGTTTCGCCGCAGCAAAAGTCGCGGCAGCGACCCGACCGAGACCGTGATCATGCGGAGGAGAGCGTGTGA
- a CDS encoding ComF family protein, protein MFDLILPLECGGCGAPTTRWCAACAGQLAVGDDEPHLVTPRTDPGVPVFALGRHAGIRRRAIVAAKEDGRTDLIVPLAGALNVGLQHLLTWGVVGTPVTLVPAPTRRLAARRRGGDPVHRIAAAAVDGLPGVRVVPALRLRPWVRDSVGLSGAARQRNIAGRVRLIRPVGGEVVLVDDIVTTGATATESVRMLTNAGVDVSAVLAISHA, encoded by the coding sequence ATGTTCGACCTCATCCTGCCGCTGGAGTGCGGTGGCTGTGGGGCGCCGACGACCCGGTGGTGCGCGGCGTGTGCCGGGCAGCTCGCGGTCGGTGACGACGAGCCCCACCTGGTTACCCCGCGCACCGATCCGGGAGTGCCGGTGTTCGCACTGGGCCGCCACGCCGGTATCCGTCGGCGCGCCATTGTGGCGGCCAAAGAAGATGGCCGTACCGACCTGATCGTCCCGCTGGCCGGTGCCCTGAATGTCGGCCTGCAGCACCTGCTGACCTGGGGCGTCGTCGGTACTCCGGTGACCCTGGTCCCGGCACCCACCCGTCGGCTCGCGGCACGTCGGCGCGGCGGCGATCCGGTCCACCGGATCGCGGCGGCAGCGGTTGACGGGTTGCCCGGTGTGCGCGTCGTGCCCGCGCTGCGCCTGCGGCCGTGGGTGCGGGATTCGGTGGGCCTGTCCGGCGCCGCGCGCCAGCGCAACATCGCCGGCCGGGTGCGACTGATCCGACCGGTCGGGGGTGAGGTGGTGTTGGTCGACGACATTGTCACGACCGGAGCCACCGCGACCGAATCGGTACGGATGCTCACGAACGCCGGGGTCGACGTGTCTGCTGTGCTGGCGATTTCGCATGCTTGA
- the hpf gene encoding ribosome hibernation-promoting factor, HPF/YfiA family, whose amino-acid sequence MSTHSPETSATMVVDPDDQVGDTTPEPNAEVVVKGRNVEVPDHFRMYVSEKLSRLERFDRTIYLFDVELDHERNRRQRKNCQHVEITARGRGPVVRGEACADSFYAALESAAGKLESRLRKGKDRRKIHYGDKTPVSLSEATAHDALFEQQPTATADAGLADGLDDHEPGRIVRTKDHPAKPMTVDDALYEMELVGHDFFLFHDKESDRPSVVYRRHAYDYGLIRLA is encoded by the coding sequence ATGTCAACCCATTCCCCGGAAACAAGCGCCACCATGGTGGTCGACCCCGACGATCAGGTCGGTGACACCACCCCGGAGCCGAACGCAGAGGTTGTGGTCAAGGGTCGAAACGTCGAAGTTCCAGACCATTTCCGCATGTACGTTTCGGAGAAGTTGTCGCGCCTGGAGCGGTTCGACCGCACCATCTACCTGTTCGACGTCGAGCTCGACCACGAACGCAACCGCCGTCAACGCAAGAATTGCCAGCACGTCGAGATCACGGCCCGCGGCCGCGGCCCGGTGGTGCGCGGCGAGGCCTGCGCCGACAGCTTCTATGCCGCATTGGAGTCAGCGGCCGGCAAACTCGAGAGCAGACTCCGAAAGGGCAAGGACCGCCGCAAGATCCACTACGGCGACAAGACCCCGGTCTCGCTGTCCGAGGCAACCGCGCACGATGCGCTGTTCGAGCAGCAGCCGACGGCGACAGCGGATGCCGGATTGGCGGATGGTCTCGACGACCATGAGCCGGGCCGGATCGTCCGGACCAAGGACCACCCCGCGAAGCCGATGACAGTCGACGACGCCCTCTATGAGATGGAGCTGGTCGGCCACGATTTCTTCCTGTTCCACGATAAGGAGAGCGACCGCCCGTCGGTGGTGTACCGCCGCCATGCCTACGACTACGGGCTGATCCGCCTGGCCTGA